One genomic window of uncultured delta proteobacterium includes the following:
- a CDS encoding exported hypothetical protein (Evidence 5 : No homology to any previously reported sequences), with the protein MKKVVLAFVLAFSAFAISACVHIAYGPSDNIADAQYVQSVQAVLDSKETITFMDKAYMLANTAKPGPAQTWGVFGTIVVTDNTLYFLFWNRNANAFDVLRKLPLTDMANIDHISSAWGPGDYIAIEDKDHRFDLYSCYTIPVTANVVEKNRELLDSLNAVKNTK; encoded by the coding sequence ATGAAAAAAGTTGTCCTTGCTTTTGTCCTTGCCTTTTCTGCATTCGCCATATCCGCCTGTGTTCATATCGCTTACGGTCCGTCCGATAATATTGCTGATGCGCAGTACGTTCAGTCTGTTCAGGCGGTATTGGACAGCAAGGAAACAATCACATTCATGGACAAGGCATACATGCTGGCGAATACCGCTAAACCGGGACCCGCGCAAACCTGGGGGGTCTTCGGAACGATAGTGGTCACGGATAACACCTTGTATTTCCTTTTTTGGAATCGGAATGCCAACGCCTTTGACGTCTTAAGAAAACTGCCGCTTACCGACATGGCCAATATTGATCATATTTCCAGCGCCTGGGGGCCTGGGGACTATATTGCGATTGAGGATAAAGACCATCGTTTCGACCTGTATTCTTGTTATACAATACCTGTCACAGCGAATGTCGTTGAGAAGAACCGCGAATTGCTGGATTCCCTTAACGCGGTCAAAAATACCAAATGA
- a CDS encoding conserved membrane hypothetical protein (Evidence 4 : Homologs of previously reported genes of unknown function) has product MACKHSPASACTISDTSGKTHGAARLAALFTVHAAYPWSTHFLLLMPLTVVVLLSGAAHGFWGEGPRLWYEGLRQTHHLETLFFKAISDYAAIALYGLYAAIFARSLRDNDTDGTTFVVRFACAAILFSLLLTQCLKMGLGMPRPGEPLPPMPFSFKHAYSSFPSGHTVAIIAAALPLAIRVKKVRWQIVLVVLITALGYSRLWLGAHHPVDILGGVVVGSIAARYVYLPPRPVSPENLERAVT; this is encoded by the coding sequence ATGGCGTGCAAACATTCTCCCGCAAGCGCCTGCACGATCAGCGATACATCCGGCAAAACACATGGTGCGGCACGACTGGCCGCGTTGTTCACCGTCCACGCCGCATACCCTTGGAGCACGCACTTCCTGCTGCTGATGCCCCTGACGGTGGTTGTGCTGCTTTCCGGCGCGGCTCACGGGTTTTGGGGGGAAGGGCCGAGGCTTTGGTATGAGGGTCTGCGCCAGACGCACCATCTGGAAACGCTGTTCTTCAAGGCGATATCCGATTATGCCGCAATCGCGCTTTACGGGTTGTATGCGGCCATTTTTGCCCGCTCCCTGCGGGACAATGATACGGACGGCACAACGTTTGTTGTGCGTTTTGCGTGCGCCGCAATTCTTTTTTCACTGCTGCTGACCCAATGTTTGAAAATGGGGCTTGGCATGCCGAGGCCGGGGGAACCGCTCCCTCCGATGCCGTTCAGCTTCAAACACGCGTACTCTTCTTTTCCTTCAGGACATACGGTTGCAATTATTGCCGCGGCATTGCCGTTGGCCATCCGGGTCAAAAAAGTACGCTGGCAGATAGTGCTCGTTGTGCTTATTACGGCGTTGGGGTATTCCCGGTTATGGCTCGGCGCTCACCATCCCGTTGATATTCTCGGCGGCGTTGTTGTCGGCAGCATTGCCGCCCGGTATGTGTATCTTCCTCCACGTCCTGTTTCGCCGGAAAACCTTGAGCGCGCCGTTACATGA
- a CDS encoding conserved membrane hypothetical protein (Evidence 4 : Homologs of previously reported genes of unknown function) — MKKFFLESLGPFRVHYLTALGVLFLGINIVVRLVLQAAFPAVLPFSAVTFAGLVMGLLNDAATLAFVLLLPATCILIPTNAFLQRPAGRIYAQTILFLYSFICVFTAFAEYFFWDEFNSRFNFIAVDYLIYTTEVMGNIVESYPILPLITGSFLLSLGITAAAWKWIQRSNRPGAEYPRDLVCGSGYGGRRILAMIGIYASAALVFMLFTPFGGNKDRYWNEYAKNGVYELFSAYRNNQLDYRAFYKTMNKRDAFALLQSGITDAKPSFAPPRGDSLVRIAEARTAAIRPNVIVVMMESMGSKWLGEYTPNLNALAANGLSFSNMMATGTRTVRGIEAVMLSIPPTPGNSIVRRPDNDRLFNLGTEFHRNGYDLTFIYGGIGFFDNMNSFFAGNGYTVVDKLGFSRENKTFATAWGQCDEDLYAESLTRADASHAAGKPFQQFLLTTSNHRPYTYPDGKVSIAPGTSRKGAVSYSDYAIGAFMREAGTKPWFDNTIFIFVGDHPASIAGKTALPGDAYGIVCIMYGPRFFQPEQVTALCSQIDVAPTLLAALGWEYHSQFFGTNAREIPENEGRAWISTYQLLGLRTDDHLVVLSPDGQAKVEALNGNAATEKQKAQLVARAVASYQCAYDLYAEKKLSENIVTAYMPTFRRPAGTEQKAGTPKQHEGGRRNGIDAADAKAEKAAAFTLLSAIAHGKGQ; from the coding sequence ATGAAAAAATTCTTCCTTGAAAGCCTCGGCCCGTTCAGGGTCCATTACCTGACGGCGTTAGGCGTTTTGTTCCTCGGCATCAATATCGTCGTCCGCCTCGTTCTGCAGGCGGCCTTTCCCGCCGTGCTGCCGTTTTCGGCCGTTACCTTCGCCGGGTTGGTGATGGGCCTGCTTAACGACGCCGCGACCCTGGCTTTCGTTCTGCTTCTTCCGGCAACGTGTATTCTGATTCCCACGAACGCATTCCTGCAACGCCCCGCCGGAAGGATTTACGCGCAGACCATCCTTTTTTTGTATTCCTTCATCTGCGTCTTTACGGCCTTTGCCGAATATTTCTTCTGGGATGAGTTCAACTCGCGCTTCAACTTCATTGCCGTGGATTATCTTATCTACACGACGGAGGTTATGGGCAATATAGTGGAATCGTACCCGATACTTCCGCTTATCACAGGCTCTTTCCTCCTTTCTCTCGGCATTACCGCCGCCGCCTGGAAGTGGATACAACGGAGCAACCGGCCCGGCGCGGAATATCCGCGTGATCTGGTCTGCGGAAGCGGCTATGGGGGACGGCGCATACTCGCAATGATCGGAATATACGCTTCCGCCGCCCTGGTATTCATGCTTTTCACGCCGTTCGGCGGCAATAAGGACCGGTACTGGAATGAATACGCCAAAAACGGCGTTTATGAGTTGTTTTCCGCATACCGGAATAACCAGCTTGATTACCGGGCTTTTTATAAAACAATGAACAAGCGGGATGCGTTCGCGTTGCTGCAAAGCGGCATTACCGACGCCAAGCCCTCGTTCGCTCCTCCGAGGGGTGACAGTCTCGTCCGTATCGCCGAGGCGAGAACGGCTGCGATACGCCCCAACGTCATTGTCGTGATGATGGAGAGCATGGGCAGCAAATGGCTCGGGGAGTATACCCCGAACCTGAACGCACTGGCCGCGAACGGCCTTTCCTTTTCCAACATGATGGCGACGGGAACGCGCACGGTGCGGGGCATTGAAGCCGTCATGCTCAGCATTCCCCCCACCCCCGGCAATTCCATAGTCCGCAGGCCGGACAACGACCGGCTTTTCAACCTGGGGACGGAATTTCACCGTAACGGATACGACCTCACATTCATTTATGGCGGCATAGGGTTTTTCGACAATATGAATTCTTTTTTCGCGGGCAACGGGTACACTGTTGTGGACAAACTCGGTTTTTCCCGGGAAAACAAAACGTTTGCAACCGCCTGGGGGCAATGCGACGAAGACCTGTACGCGGAAAGCCTTACACGGGCTGACGCCAGCCACGCCGCCGGAAAACCCTTCCAGCAGTTTTTGCTGACGACTTCCAACCACCGCCCGTACACCTACCCCGATGGCAAGGTCTCCATTGCGCCCGGCACAAGCCGCAAAGGCGCCGTCAGCTATTCGGATTACGCAATCGGCGCCTTCATGCGGGAAGCCGGAACAAAACCTTGGTTTGACAACACGATTTTTATCTTTGTCGGGGACCACCCTGCCTCCATTGCGGGAAAAACGGCGCTGCCCGGCGACGCGTACGGCATCGTCTGCATCATGTACGGCCCTCGCTTTTTCCAACCGGAACAGGTTACTGCATTGTGCAGCCAGATAGACGTGGCGCCCACCCTGCTCGCGGCGCTCGGCTGGGAATACCACTCTCAGTTTTTCGGCACGAACGCCCGCGAGATACCGGAAAACGAGGGGCGGGCCTGGATATCCACCTATCAGCTTCTTGGCCTGCGGACGGATGACCATCTCGTGGTGCTTTCACCAGACGGGCAGGCAAAGGTCGAGGCATTGAACGGAAATGCGGCCACGGAGAAACAGAAGGCGCAACTCGTGGCCAGGGCGGTGGCTTCCTATCAGTGCGCATACGACCTGTACGCCGAAAAAAAACTGAGCGAAAATATTGTGACGGCATATATGCCCACGTTCCGCCGTCCGGCAGGGACGGAACAAAAAGCCGGCACACCCAAACAGCATGAAGGAGGCCGGCGGAACGGGATTGATGCGGCGGATGCGAAGGCCGAAAAAGCGGCGGCCTTCACGCTGTTGTCCGCCATCGCGCATGGAAAAGGGCAGTGA